From one Treponema denticola genomic stretch:
- a CDS encoding LPP20 family lipoprotein: MQKKKQPLKKLLLLILTLALFSCASYKNKPEEQVPAWIEKVPASDANYEYFTASGTNKNFTLAEADAKNNLINEIIQYLGVSIKTETTTTALGSVENLEKILKSEISQSSAANIKKLKIKNRYTKKNKDSLTVYLLAEYDKNELRKERDRLLKIAEEKILSVSEPQKKANDFFESKKYYSAALYYAKAASAALSSGIENGDIKFRQNISNAKESLKKIKLNLQKDSLENTSNEFLIPINIGTFEERVPLLVSYKTKIRNTTSIIIEGIETDQNGTANFILHDEKIEPKARIRIELDISEIKQILGSKDFDEYQEALKELQQTVFKQIINFEFKKPENKIKKEKEQKGTVSLFIEQTDSKNAITEEKILDILKDMNFKTISAKNENQSADFIIYARIETDEVSKAADGFLVRLNADIEIKNPNTQEIFYKKNISKRGAGFTEKEAQRSASIAIAKAIALAFSKIVDE, translated from the coding sequence ATGCAGAAAAAAAAACAACCATTAAAAAAATTACTTTTACTGATTTTAACTTTAGCTTTATTCTCATGTGCAAGTTATAAAAACAAACCTGAGGAACAGGTGCCTGCTTGGATAGAAAAGGTGCCGGCAAGCGATGCAAATTACGAATACTTTACAGCCTCAGGAACAAATAAAAATTTTACCCTTGCAGAGGCGGACGCAAAAAATAATCTTATAAACGAAATCATACAGTATTTAGGAGTTTCAATAAAAACCGAAACGACAACGACAGCCTTAGGTTCCGTCGAAAACCTTGAAAAAATATTAAAATCGGAAATTTCTCAGTCTTCTGCGGCTAATATAAAAAAATTAAAAATCAAAAACCGCTATACCAAAAAAAACAAAGACAGCCTTACCGTCTATCTTTTGGCCGAATACGATAAAAATGAACTCCGCAAAGAAAGAGACCGCTTATTAAAAATTGCAGAAGAAAAAATTTTATCGGTGAGTGAGCCTCAAAAAAAGGCGAATGATTTTTTTGAAAGTAAAAAATATTATTCTGCTGCCCTTTATTACGCTAAGGCAGCCTCTGCCGCATTGAGCTCCGGCATAGAAAACGGGGATATAAAATTTAGGCAAAATATTTCAAATGCAAAAGAAAGTTTAAAAAAGATTAAGCTTAATTTGCAAAAAGACAGCCTTGAAAATACATCAAACGAATTTTTAATTCCTATCAATATAGGAACCTTTGAGGAGAGAGTTCCCTTATTAGTCAGCTATAAAACAAAGATAAGAAATACTACCTCCATCATAATTGAAGGCATTGAAACGGATCAAAACGGAACTGCAAATTTTATTTTGCATGATGAAAAAATTGAACCCAAAGCCCGCATAAGAATAGAGTTGGATATTTCCGAAATCAAGCAAATACTCGGATCAAAAGATTTTGATGAATATCAAGAAGCCCTTAAGGAGCTTCAGCAAACAGTTTTTAAGCAAATAATAAATTTTGAATTTAAAAAGCCGGAAAATAAAATAAAAAAGGAAAAAGAACAAAAAGGGACAGTTTCACTTTTTATTGAACAAACTGACAGTAAAAACGCAATCACTGAAGAAAAAATTTTGGATATTTTAAAAGATATGAATTTTAAAACCATATCCGCAAAAAACGAAAACCAGTCCGCAGATTTTATTATTTATGCAAGGATAGAAACCGATGAAGTCTCAAAAGCTGCCGACGGATTTTTGGTAAGGCTTAATGCAGATATAGAAATAAAAAATCCGAACACACAAGAAATTTTTTATAAAAAAAATATAAGCAAAAGGGGCGCCGGTTTTACCGAAAAAGAAGCACAGAGATCGGCCTCAATTGCTATAGCAAAGGCAATAGCCTTAGCCTTTAGCAAAATCGTCGACGAATAA
- the holA gene encoding DNA polymerase III subunit delta: protein MANPVWLFMGPEIGERNTAVDTVSKTLSKQYGDIETHTVYAGDTGMGDVISLLQNASLFSSAKLIILKSAELIKKKEDIDLLTDWIQSVSKKENTSDSFLILISDETSVAKKISDTVPKTQQKIFWELFENKKQEWVRSFLFREGIEIEDEAVDELLELVENNTDALKTACSHLVLYFQKGSHIDQENIEKLFAHNKEETPFSLFNALTMGSLETALSISQKIILSKNSSPVQIIAGLSYCFRRLQDWHKIHRDNEYLDDFALKRFGFSGKTALAQYKRAAKLWNEVQCVKIIALLSETDLELRSLGTSLQNIVMDMCLYEIACKSGNKIEKYTADNI, encoded by the coding sequence TTGGCAAATCCTGTTTGGCTTTTTATGGGGCCTGAAATCGGAGAAAGAAATACAGCTGTTGATACGGTATCAAAAACTCTTTCAAAACAATACGGTGATATTGAAACGCATACTGTCTATGCAGGAGATACCGGCATGGGAGATGTAATTTCTCTTTTACAAAATGCATCTCTTTTTTCTTCTGCAAAACTCATTATATTAAAATCCGCAGAGCTTATCAAAAAGAAAGAGGACATTGATTTACTTACCGACTGGATTCAATCGGTTTCAAAGAAAGAAAACACAAGCGATTCTTTTTTAATTTTAATTTCCGATGAAACATCCGTTGCAAAAAAAATAAGCGATACCGTTCCTAAAACTCAGCAAAAAATATTTTGGGAGCTTTTTGAAAACAAAAAACAAGAATGGGTGCGTTCATTTCTTTTTAGAGAGGGCATTGAGATTGAAGATGAAGCAGTTGATGAGCTTTTGGAATTAGTTGAAAACAATACCGATGCTTTAAAAACGGCCTGCTCTCATTTGGTGCTCTATTTTCAAAAAGGCTCACATATCGATCAAGAGAATATCGAAAAACTTTTTGCACACAATAAAGAAGAAACTCCATTCAGCCTTTTTAATGCCTTAACAATGGGAAGCCTTGAAACAGCCTTGTCCATAAGCCAAAAGATAATACTTTCAAAAAATTCTTCACCGGTTCAAATTATTGCAGGATTAAGCTATTGTTTTAGACGCTTACAAGACTGGCACAAAATACATAGAGATAATGAATACCTGGATGATTTTGCTTTGAAGCGTTTCGGGTTTTCGGGAAAAACAGCATTAGCACAATACAAAAGAGCTGCAAAGCTTTGGAATGAGGTCCAGTGCGTAAAAATAATCGCTCTTTTATCGGAAACGGATTTAGAGTTACGGTCTTTAGGCACAAGTCTTCAAAACATAGTTATGGATATGTGCTTATATGAAATAGCTTGCAAGTCCGGAAATAAAATAGAAAAATATACCGCAGATAATATTTAA
- a CDS encoding FAD binding domain-containing protein translates to MTELTKNSIVYRARHMQEMQTILKNISNIKPIAGATGFLNHQTDEMIYLPEHILDLNFLPELKVISKTERYFEFGAAVTLNEILDLGKKNIPPSLYYAVEKIANNAIRSLATIGGNIATANPLSGTFLPMLALDAKLEIRTAENIEWVPFAKYIDKSYAEKREEKYIISRIRIPNETWTKSFYTRIGTPGYIGSDTASFLFLILIQKNILSDMRLFFASDKLIRNKEFDNLLLGRSLPLSQSEVPVIMQKAKQIFTPEQFSSEFHNSCFYNLLEDNLYNLT, encoded by the coding sequence ATGACTGAATTAACTAAAAATAGCATTGTCTATAGAGCCCGCCATATGCAGGAAATGCAGACTATCTTAAAAAATATTTCAAATATAAAACCTATTGCCGGTGCAACAGGTTTTTTAAACCATCAGACCGATGAAATGATCTATTTACCTGAACATATTTTGGATTTAAATTTTTTACCTGAATTAAAAGTTATTTCAAAAACCGAGCGCTATTTCGAATTCGGTGCTGCCGTTACATTAAATGAAATTTTGGATTTGGGTAAAAAAAATATTCCGCCTTCCTTATATTATGCTGTAGAAAAAATAGCGAACAATGCCATACGCTCTCTTGCAACGATAGGCGGCAACATAGCAACGGCAAATCCTCTTTCAGGAACCTTTTTGCCTATGCTAGCTCTTGATGCAAAATTGGAAATCAGAACAGCTGAAAATATTGAATGGGTACCATTTGCAAAATACATTGATAAAAGCTATGCCGAAAAGAGAGAAGAAAAATATATTATCAGCCGAATTAGAATTCCCAATGAAACATGGACAAAAAGTTTTTATACAAGGATTGGTACTCCGGGATATATAGGAAGTGATACGGCTTCATTTTTATTTTTAATTCTCATTCAAAAAAATATATTATCCGATATGAGGTTGTTTTTTGCATCGGATAAACTTATAAGAAATAAGGAATTCGATAACTTGCTTTTAGGAAGGTCTTTGCCTCTTTCTCAATCTGAAGTTCCTGTGATTATGCAAAAAGCAAAACAGATTTTTACTCCTGAACAATTTTCTTCGGAGTTTCACAATTCTTGTTTTTATAATTTACTTGAAGATAATTTATACAATCTGACTTAA
- a CDS encoding (2Fe-2S)-binding protein, whose amino-acid sequence MKISFNLNKTAVQIDAPANERLLSVLRREFNLLSLKSSCLSGQCGACTVLMDDKPVPACFIPVFNVEGKNIITLEYFKTTEEYKIIATGFDQAGVEMCGFCDAGKIFFTYAILNSNIDIDAPDAEDNIRKYYSSTMCRCTSFEDLFSAIEKISKNQRRK is encoded by the coding sequence ATGAAGATTAGTTTTAATTTAAATAAAACCGCAGTTCAGATTGATGCTCCTGCAAATGAAAGACTTTTATCGGTGCTAAGAAGAGAGTTTAATCTTCTAAGCTTAAAAAGTTCATGCTTAAGCGGTCAGTGCGGAGCTTGTACCGTTTTAATGGACGATAAACCCGTGCCTGCATGTTTTATTCCAGTTTTTAATGTTGAAGGGAAAAACATAATAACCTTGGAATATTTTAAAACAACAGAAGAATATAAAATAATTGCGACAGGCTTTGATCAAGCCGGCGTTGAAATGTGCGGCTTTTGCGATGCAGGGAAAATATTTTTTACATATGCAATTTTAAATTCCAATATAGATATTGATGCTCCCGATGCTGAAGACAATATAAGAAAATATTATTCGAGTACAATGTGCCGGTGTACAAGCTTTGAAGATTTATTTTCGGCTATTGAAAAAATAAGTAAAAATCAACGGAGAAAATAG
- a CDS encoding xanthine dehydrogenase family protein molybdopterin-binding subunit, with translation MDKTFVSDLEFENQEWACLIRSSDADAKIIDIEIPDLPEGFSFFSAKDIVGKNSISFLKTEIPVFADEKIEYAGQAVGILTGPDKKKLLELSNLFQIKTQYLSRPKAQFTFEEEEKNYFDYPIVSRESLSSGNAEEVFEKSSQVVYSTFSFKQRYHYHAETACVKTNWVDDRLEIHLATQWPYQVLTSVCNVLDVPKEKINVVSHAEAESLDGRIWFPALLAAQVSIASFLTKKNIVIEFSRQEDFLYTAKAPIVIIQHKTSVSELGKITAMDVSIIVDAGSFNPFITQMLKQMTVTAAGIYHLPVYMISAVAIKTEKGLTGLFSGWGDSYVSSALEKHISEIVEQLDLCPIQFRLQNNLKVGQKTITGIKKEEDFVFENILKAVCNTSDFYRKFYAYRLMNKSRKDRYDGNWRGIGVAVGCQYNGLHILVKSGMNYSAEITLTKDDKVLVKADPTSEGLKRILKKQIAKELEVEDSQIVFLGASTDEMIPTGAATASCGISILPGLIEKCCTGIKNQRFRKPLPITVSKTYKLPRSKDWDNETLTGNPFISETPGACVIELELDPSTYQIIVRGIWFACDPGKIYSKKMVHRNIHKTIANAVSSISVEDIRENNLLPSNYKIITTGAIPPIRDFILDSELKTRGLGELAESLVPAAYISALNQIMINHKRIDFLPVFTEDIFNAVTKSETIDED, from the coding sequence ATGGATAAAACTTTTGTTTCAGATTTGGAATTTGAAAATCAGGAATGGGCATGTCTTATACGTTCTTCTGATGCAGATGCTAAAATTATAGATATAGAAATTCCCGATTTGCCTGAAGGCTTTTCTTTTTTTTCTGCAAAGGATATTGTCGGGAAAAATTCAATCAGCTTTTTAAAAACAGAAATCCCTGTTTTTGCCGATGAAAAAATAGAATATGCAGGCCAAGCTGTAGGGATTTTGACAGGCCCCGATAAAAAAAAGCTTTTAGAGCTTTCAAATCTTTTTCAAATTAAAACCCAGTATCTTTCACGTCCTAAGGCTCAATTTACTTTTGAAGAAGAAGAAAAAAATTATTTTGACTATCCTATAGTTTCTAGGGAAAGTTTAAGTTCGGGAAATGCTGAAGAGGTTTTTGAAAAAAGTTCACAAGTAGTTTATTCTACTTTTTCTTTTAAGCAAAGATATCATTATCATGCGGAAACAGCTTGCGTTAAAACAAACTGGGTTGATGACAGGCTTGAAATTCATCTTGCAACTCAATGGCCTTATCAGGTTTTAACTTCCGTTTGTAATGTTTTAGATGTACCTAAAGAAAAGATAAATGTAGTTTCACATGCAGAAGCCGAATCTCTTGACGGAAGAATTTGGTTTCCTGCTTTACTTGCTGCACAAGTTTCTATAGCATCGTTTTTAACAAAAAAAAATATAGTAATTGAATTTTCACGGCAAGAAGATTTTTTATATACGGCAAAGGCTCCTATCGTTATAATTCAGCATAAAACTTCCGTTTCAGAATTGGGAAAAATTACGGCTATGGATGTTTCGATAATTGTGGATGCAGGTTCATTTAATCCTTTTATAACTCAAATGCTTAAACAAATGACCGTAACTGCTGCCGGTATTTATCATTTGCCCGTTTATATGATTAGTGCTGTTGCAATAAAGACTGAAAAAGGTTTGACGGGTTTATTTTCAGGTTGGGGGGATTCTTATGTAAGCTCTGCATTGGAAAAACATATCAGTGAAATAGTAGAACAGCTGGATTTATGTCCGATTCAATTTAGACTTCAAAATAATTTAAAAGTAGGTCAAAAAACAATTACTGGAATAAAAAAAGAAGAAGATTTTGTTTTTGAAAATATCTTAAAGGCTGTTTGTAACACCAGCGATTTTTATAGAAAATTTTATGCTTATAGATTGATGAATAAGAGCCGTAAAGACCGTTATGACGGAAATTGGAGGGGCATAGGAGTTGCCGTAGGCTGCCAATATAACGGTTTACATATTCTTGTAAAATCCGGTATGAATTATAGTGCAGAAATAACTTTAACAAAAGACGATAAGGTGTTGGTCAAGGCAGACCCCACCTCGGAGGGCTTAAAGCGTATTTTAAAAAAACAGATTGCAAAAGAATTGGAAGTTGAAGACAGCCAAATTGTTTTTTTAGGCGCTTCAACCGATGAGATGATCCCTACAGGAGCTGCAACAGCCTCTTGCGGTATCAGTATTTTGCCAGGCCTTATTGAAAAATGTTGTACGGGAATAAAAAACCAAAGGTTTAGAAAGCCTCTTCCAATTACAGTAAGTAAAACCTACAAACTGCCGCGTTCTAAAGATTGGGATAACGAAACTTTAACGGGTAATCCTTTTATTTCGGAAACTCCCGGGGCTTGTGTTATTGAGCTTGAACTTGATCCTAGTACCTATCAAATTATTGTAAGAGGTATTTGGTTTGCATGTGATCCCGGAAAAATATATTCAAAAAAAATGGTGCATAGAAATATTCATAAGACAATTGCAAATGCAGTTTCAAGTATTTCCGTAGAAGACATTAGAGAAAATAATTTGCTTCCTTCCAATTATAAAATAATTACAACAGGAGCGATTCCTCCTATAAGAGATTTTATTTTAGACAGCGAATTAAAAACTCGAGGCTTGGGAGAGTTAGCAGAAAGCCTTGTTCCTGCAGCGTATATTTCTGCACTTAACCAAATTATGATTAACCACAAGCGAATCGATTTTTTACCTGTTTTTACTGAAGATATTTTTAATGCCGTTACAAAAAGTGAGACTATAGATGAAGATTAG